The stretch of DNA ATGGTACCAATGTCACTTGCATCTATGCCCAGATACAGATTGATGGTACGTGTGTCAAAATTGTATTCCTTTCCTCTCAGATTGATGGTACGTGTGTCAAAATTGTATTCCTTTCCTCTCAGCCAAACACGTCCGTAGACATGTGAGCCGGCCTTTCCTCTCAGCCAAACACGTCCGTAGACATGTGAGCCGGCTTCCTTGATAGTCTTCAGAAGGTTTGCATAAAATTCCTTGATGGCAATAGGTGGATAGCTAGTCTGAGTTGTTACAGACTTGACAAGATTTAGCTTCTCAAACACTGGCATTAGTTGGCATTGAGACTTGAACTTTTCAACATCAAGATACCTTTCGCTCaggattttccttttgtttgttGAGTCCCACCTTGCAGCATACTCATCAGATAGGAATTGAGGGGTGATTACTTCAAGGGGTGTTACGGCAGAGACATCCGGCTGGCTTTCAGGTTGCTGAGTTTGAGTGGTgatcttctttctcttcttactAGTAGTGGTTTCCACAGGGGCAGGTTGATAAGCAATTGGCTGTTTTCTCTTGGTTTTTCGTGTTGGTGAGGGGGTTTCCTTCTCCTGTTGTGCTGTGGATGACCTGGTTTTTCGCCTGGTGACAGGAGCGGGAAAGACTTGAATTTTTGCCACAGGATTTTTGTCCACATGTTCCTCTTGaatcttcttctttccttttgcTTTTGCTTGGTTCTTGTTCACTTGAGACAAAGGCAGATTGTCTTCTTCATCAGTTTGTTCTGCAACTGGTAATTCTGGAGGATTTCCTGTTTCAAACTCAAAATCTAGTGGAGAATCATCAATGGGGATGGTAGGTGTTGTTTCAGGATTTGGTTCAGATTGAGGTTCAGACCTAGTTTCATCAGTATGAGAGTTTTCTGACTGAATGGGGAGAGGATTTTCAGGATTTTGATGTTCAGGGATTTCTGCTTGTGTGGTTTGTGGTGATGGCAAGGACAAAGTTTTATCTTGTGTGGGTTTTGTACTTTGTGGGATATTCAGTGGAATAGACAGTCTATTTGTGAGAGAGGTTGATCTTCTGTGTTCATCCATGATGTTAAACAAGTTTAGTTTGGTGAAAAGGGAAGCAGGAGGTTCAAGTTGATGAGGACCATATACTACAGCTGATTCTGGGTTGACATTATCAGGCACGGGTAGATTTTTCTCAGGAACAGGCAATTTTTCATGTTCATCATCTATTGGTTCTTGTTTTAGAGACACTAAGGGCAAAGGTTTTTCTACAGTGACATTTTCTGGGTTAATATCGTCCTCAGTATCTGATAGAACAATTATatcctgaaaaaaaaatattaaaggcaGAAACTATGATGTTCATGTATAGtcatttattaagaaaaaaatgaagaaaaggagGATGTTTTAGAATAAACCTCAGGATCTTTGGCCTTAGCTGTTTCTCCTTTCTCGAATGCAATTGGTTTGAGGAACCCTTTCAGGTAGTCTAGTTGCTCTGCTCTTGAGTACCACGACCAGATTGGTTCTCCTCCCGGAGGTTTCATCTTGTTGTTGACTATCATAACCATCTCTCGTGATGCTTGATGTTGAATTTCAGAGGGATATCTGTTTGTGAGTCTGGAGAAATCAAAATATTGGGTTTCATCTTGATCCATTGTAGAGCTTCGTTCCAAGGTTTTTGATTTTGGGTGAGATTTGCGAGGGGGTTTGCAACTTTGAGAGATTTTTGTGATCTTTGATTTCCTCTAACTGCAACTGGTTTTTCAAAGGTCGAAGGACTCCATGATGACCTGCTTTTTCGGGTCACGTGATGAGGCATGAGGAGAGTGGGAGTCGTGCAGATTTGACAGTTGTCTTCTCCGTAATTAATGCTATAGCAGTTTGGTCAGTCGGGTACACTGTTCCTCAGATATTATATGCTTATCAAAAATAGATATTAGTATAgcgcgcaaaaaaaaaaaagaaaaaaagaaaaattataaaaaaaggTTTGAGAGAAATAACCTATGATAAGGAAAAAAGAGTGTCCCACTTACTGTACTAGTTCGGTGGACCATTACACATGCCGAGTTCTGATTTTAGGATGTTGAATCTGGTCGGATCCAGTGCCTTTGTAAATATGTCTCCCAGTTGTTTGTCTGTTGGTATGTAGTGCATTTTTATGTCTCTACTTTCCACAAGATCCCTGATGAAATGATGTCTGATATCTATATGCTTAGTGCGGGAATGCTGGACAGGGTTTTTTGCAATATTGATAGCGATGGTGTTGTCGTAGTGAAGATCAACACTACTGAACTTTAGTCCATAATCGTTCAGCATCTGTTTCATCCATATGAGTTGAGTGCAGCAACTCCCAGCAGCTATGTATTCAGCTTCTGCCGTAGATAATGAGATTGAGTTTTGCTTCttgctgaaccatgagacaaggTTTTTTCCTAAGAAAAAACACCCTCCTGATGTACTTTTCTGTCCTCCAGATTTCCTGCCCAGTCAGCATCGCTGTATCCAAGTAGTTCAGTTCCTGAGTCACGCGAATACCATAGTCCATAATTCACAGTCCCCTTAACATATTTGATTATTCTTTTAACTGCATTCAAGTGTGCTTCCCTTGGATTTGCTTGGAAGCGTGCACACAGACCTACACTGAACATTATATCAGGTCTGCTTACCATTAGGTACAGTAGACTGCCAATCATACTTCGATAGAGTTTGCCTTCAACAGGTTTTGAGTTAGAGTCTTTTGATAGTTTTAGCGTTGTGGAAAGAGGTGTTTTAGCTTCCTTAACAGAGTCAagaccaaatcttttgaccaagTTTTGGGCATATTTGGTTTGTGACAGAAACAACCCTGTTTCCATCTGTTTTACTTGTAGACCCAAGAAGCATGTCAGTTCCCCtatcatgctcatttcaaatTCCTTTTCCATGACTTGAATGAACTCCTTAACATTTGTAGGGGATGTTGAGCCGAAAACGATGTCATCTACATAAACCTGGGCCACAGTTATGTGTCCAGTGGTCTTTTTAACAAATAGTGTTTTGTCTGCCCCACCGCGAGTGTACCCATTTTTCAGAAGATATTGGGTGAGTCGTTCATACCATGCTCTTGGTGCCTGTTTCAGACCATAAAGGGCCTTTTTCAGTTTGTAGACGTAATCAGGATGCTGTGGATTCTCAAATCCTTTTGGTTGAGCTACGAAGATTTCCTCATTGAGAAGTCCATTCAAAAAGGCGGTCTCGAAGATTTCCTCATTGAGAAGTCCATTCAAAAAGGCGGTCTTTACGTCCATCTGGTTCAGTTGACCATTCAAAAAGGCGGTCTTTACGTCCATCTGGTTCAGTTGAACATTCAAAAAGGCGGTCTTTACGTCCATCTGGTTCAGTTGAAAGTTCAGAATGCAGGAGATTACGTCCATCTGGTTCAGTTGAAAGTTCAGAATGCAGGAGACGACGTCCATCTGGTTCAGTTGAAAGTTCAGAATGCAGGAGACGACCAACAGTAATCTGACTGACTCAAGTCTGGCCACAGGTGCAAACGTTTCTTCATAGTCAATCCCTTCAACTTGTGAGTAACCTTGAGCCACCAGTCTGTCAATCCCTTCAACTTGTGAGTAACCTTGAGCCACCAGTCTGGCCTTATCTTCAACTTGTGAGTAACCTTGAGCCACCAGTCTGGCCTTATTTCTGACTTGTGAGTAACCTTGAGCCACCAGTCTGGCCTTATTTCTGGCTTGTGAGTAACCTTGAGCCACCAGTCTGGCCTTATTTCTGGCTTGTGAGTAACCTTGAGCCACCAGTCTGGCCTTATTTCTGGCTACATTTCCCTATTCATCGGTTTTGTTTCGAAAAATCTACTTTGTGCCTACTACATTCGCATCTAAAGGACAAGGCACAAGATCCCATACCTCATTTCTCTCAAATTGAGCAAGTTCATCCTGCATAGCCCTTATCCAGTCTTTATCTTGAAGTGCTTCTTTGTAATTCTTGGGTTCAAATTTTGATGTGTAACACGCGTACCCAGATAACTCAGCTAGACTACCTCTTAGCATTCCTCTGGTTCGAACACCGGCGGTGGGTGTCCCCAATATGTTCTCAGCGGGATGATTCTTTTGAACATGTGTGGGAACTTGCTTTGACAGTGTAGATGGATGGTTACCTACATTTGGCTGTTGTTCAGTGGGTGATTTTAAGTCCTCTGATTCCGATTTTAGCTCAGATTTCTTGATGCCTTTTTCATCGTTTGACTTTCTTTGGTATTGTTCAGTGTCTGGATCGGAGTCATCTAGTTCAGAGTCTGACTCAGATTTCTTGACTCCTTTTTCATCAGTTGTTTTTGTTTGGTTCTGTTCAAGATCAGCAGCTGGTAGATAATTTCCAACTGGTTGCGGTTGATTGTCTACAATTACATTGACAGATTCTTGGACAGTCTTGATACGCTTGTTGTAGACTCTGTAGGCTCGACTATTTGGTGAGTACCCTAAGAATATACCTTCATCACTctttggttcaaattttccaacctTTTCTCTGTCATTTAGGATATAGCATCTACTGCCAAAAATGCGAAAGTACTTCAAATTTGGTTTCCTTCCTCGCCACAGCTCATATGGTGTATGCGACATCCCAGGTCTAAGATACACTCTGTTGATTATATGACAAGCAGTATGAACTGCCTCTGCCCAAAAGAACTGAGGAAAATCTTTGCTGTTTATCAAGACTCGAGCCATTTCTTGGATGGTTCTGTTTTTTCGCTCAACTACTCCATTTTGCTGGGGGGTTTTTGGGGCTGAGAATTCAACTACTCCATTTTGCTGGGGGGTTTTTGGGGCTGAGAATTCAACTACTCCATTTTGCTGGGGGGTTTTTGGGGCTGAGAATTCATGGCTGATCCCatttttggagcattttggggCTGAGAATTCATGGCTGATCCCATTTTTGGAGCAAAAGGTTGAGAAGTGCTGGTTTTCAAATTCCCTACCATGATCTGACCTAATCCTCACAATTTTACCAATATGGAGGCCCTTTTCTTTTTGCAGCTTCAAGCACAGTTTCTCAAAATGTTCAAAGGTTTCTGACTTGTTTCTGAGGAACATTACGCAGCAAAAACGAGAGTAGTCATCAACACAGACAAAGATGTACCTTTTACTTCCCAAACTTTCCACCTGTGTTGGTCCGATTAGGTCCATATGCAGAAGATCCAGACACGAAGAGGTTCCTATATGATTGAAATGTTTGTGTGGGGTTCTGGTTTGCTTTCCCAGCTGGCACGGGCCACATACACCAATTTCCTTTACTTTGAACTTGGGTAACCCCCTTACACATTCATGACTTATGAGATGGTTCATATCTTGATAATTCATGTGCCCAAGTCTTTGATGCCAGAGTTCTGTATTATCTGTGGTGGTGCTGCAACACAAAAGATTCGAAGACAGAATATAGCAATTGTCAGAGGATCTTATACCTTCCATAATAACTTTGTTCAGTTTGTCCTTAACAATGCATCGATCTTTCGTGAACCCTACATTCAACTTTTGGTCACACAATTGGCTGATGCTGATCAGATTTGCTTTAAGACCCTGTACCAGCAGTACCTTCGATAATGAGGGCAGTCCAGCTACATTGAGGATCCTAATACCCATGATGTCACCCTTAATTCCATCACCAAAGGTCACTTTTCCAGTATATGGAATCACATTCTTGAGGAATTCTTTACTGCCAGTCATATGCCTAGAGCAGCCACTgtcgaaataccattttccctgTTCTTTTCCAAGACAGCCACTgtcgaaataccattttccctgTTCTTTTCCAAGAAGGATAGAGTAGCAAACTAGATCACCCTGTTCTTTTCCAAGAAGGATAGAGTAGCAAACTAGATCAAATTTTCTTACCCAAACTTGACGACTGACTGGAGTGATccatttcttttgaaatttgtcAGTTCTCTGATCACTATAGAACCTGTAACATTCTGGTCTCGTGTGGCCTTTCTTGTAGCAGTAGTGACATGTTGGATTATATTTCCTCAAAGTCTTCTGGTGGGTTTCAGCATTTGTCCAAGTACTAGTACCTGCAGGGACAAACTTAGTAGTAAAAGAATTTTGAGAGTTTTGAGTGTACCCCAAACCATTTCGAACGTTAGGTGATCTTTTGGAGTTAAGGATTTGATTGAGAGTTGATGTTGTGTTCATCATTTGAATCTGTTTCTTGTAAGCTTCCAATTCTGCCGAGAGCTTCATCACTTTGGAGTTGGACGCTTCCAATTCTGCCGAGAGCTTCATCACTTTGGAGTTGGACTCTTCCAATTCTGCCGAGAGCTTCATCACTTTGGAGTTGGACTCGGCCAATTCTGCCGAGAGCTTCATCACTTTGGAGTTGGACTCGGACAATTCTGCCGAGAGCTTCATCACTTTGGAGTTGGACTCGGACAGTTCAGCATTTGTATCAGCAACTTTGGAGTTGGACTCGGACAGTTCAGCATTTGTATCAGCACCTTGTTTCTTCAGGGATTCAATGTTCTTTTCAAGAAactcattttttgaatttgtggTTGTGTGAGTCTGCAAGAGAATATCCCATTTCTTGTACAGTTTGATGTAGGATTATTCAAGTTCTTCATAAGGTATTTTATCTACATCTTCATGATCTGAATCATTATCCAAATCCGAATTAGGTTCAGTAACAACTGCAGTGAAGGCTACGAAGTTTCCagatatttcttcatcttcatcttgagcTTCTTCAGAACACTCTTCATCACTCCAGGTTGTTGCCTTCATGGACTTCTTTCTTTTGAGGTAAGTGGCACATTCCACTTGAATGTGTCCGAACCCTTCACACTCTCTACACTGAATTCCTTTGTTTTTGTTCCTAACTTCCCCTTGCTGCCATTGATTTTGTCGagtcaagttttgattttgaccGAACTGATTGCTTTGACTAAAGTTTTTCTGTTGATTCGAATTTGACAATTTTCCGACGGTTTGCGATGAGTTAGACGAGGATGGAGCAGCACTGTTGGGTCTGTTTTGTTGATTCTTGCCTCCTCTGTTTCTTCGATTTATTTGTTTGAGAATCTtggtgaaatttcttgttatcaTTGCCACAGATTCATCATCCAATTCTTCACATTCTTCTTCTGAGTCACATTCTTCGGCAATAAACGCAACATTCTTGCCCCTTTTTGAGTTGTTGTCTTGCAATAGAATATCCATTTCGTATGTTCTTAGATTGCTCATCAGTTCCGCAACAGATTTCGTTTCCCAGCCTACGCTTTCTTGAATTGCTGTGACTTTCATCCTGAAGCGTACAGGAAGGGATCGAAGGATCTTTCTGACCAGTTTGTCCGAGGAGAATGGTTCCCCTAATACGGCAGCTTCGTTTTTCAACTCTTGAACCCTAGCATTAAATTCGACGatggtttcttcatctttcattCGTAATTCTTCAAATCTGGTGAGGACTTGCTGCATCTTGGTTTGTTTAACAGAGGAGTCTCCTTCATAAAGTTTTTCAAGAATTTCCCAGGCATCCTTTGCAGAACTGCATCCAGTGATTAACCCGAATTGACCCTCATCAAGCGATCCGGTAATGGTGTTCAGTGCCTTGTTGTTGTTTTCACTGTTACTAATATCCTCGGGGGTCCATTGTTCAATCGGAGTAAGAATTTCTTACTTATCTTCTTGAGTCGTTTTGGGGTGAGTCCAGCCATGAGTGACGGCCTTCCACACATTTACTCCTTGTGCCTGAAGATAGATCTTGGTTCTTGCCTTCCAGTAGGCATAATTTGTCCCAATCAGTTGAGGAGGTCCCTTCCAGTAGGCATAATTTGTCCCAATCAGTTGAGGAGGTCTTGCTTAGTAGGCATAATTTGTCCCAATCAGTTGAGGAGGTCTTGCTTGCCCTTCTATATCTTCTTTAGAGCACACAGCAGCCAATCTTGAGAAAAAGGGTTAGTAACAAGGAAAACAGAGAGATTCGAAAGAGTTTCAAAGGATCGTTATCAAGGGAAAAGACCTTGAGGctgtgctctgataccaagtgaaAAACTTAGACTACCGTGTTCTTGGTCTAAGATGCTAAAAGAGTCTTCcaactattaaatccaattactaGATTTGTTAGATGACCTTTTAACCTATTTACTGATCTAGTGCAAAGAATAGAACAAGGAGTATTATGCAGATAATGTGCAAGAAACTAACAAAGCAGTAAGAACACTAAGAATTGGTAGCCTagttcggaatctcaattcctacatctggggggcatcactctgattgcccaactcttcattgatcaatcTGGAAATGTATCACCAATTTACAGTAGAGAATCACACGGCAACTCtagaaatcttcatcatcaccattctaGAGTTCAGCCTTGAGGAGTTGAGGAAtacttgatctcccgatcttcttgaattgaggctccccctcaatcgtAGCGCAACTGGCTTTCAGAGTGATTGCTTGCCCAATTCTTCATGAAGAAGAtgcatcttgaatcaaaggtaagctttgtcaagatatcTTGTTATCACATCTAAGGAAGCTTTTCCATTCAgatcttttgtattttcttccGTTGATCCAATCACTGGAAGTCctcctcatatatatatgttgcccaGATTCGGTTAAATCTGACGTCTTCGTAACTGACTCTGAATCCTCTTCTTGTCTTCCTTGTCTTGGTCCAGTGTTTTGTTCAACAAGTTGTCCATAAAGCCTTCTGATCCTTCTGCTGAACTATAAGAAACCTAATACATCATAAGACACTTTGttttttgaactatctgctgaactaACAAATTGTCACAAGGACTTGTTAAAACTTAGGGAGTTTTTacaagtatttttcttcttagcaattttattaacaatctccccctttgtaaCAAGTTTCTTGGCAATTTACAACAATCTTCCTAAAATATCAGAGATAGTAAAAAACAACGTTTATGTAAGACAAAAGTCCCAACAGAAACCGAATTAAACATCCAAGCAAAGTACGAAGATGATTATATcatcaaacaaaatacaatgAAAACTAACATGAGACCCTATTACAAATAGTCCATTTCAGCAGAAGGGTCTTTCATCAAGACTAGTACCCAAGTAGCCATGCTTGTAAccaatcatcttcttcatcaaaaAAAAGTAACCAATAACCAGTAGTAACCAATGTTTAGATTAGAAGGTTGTTCCTACTCCCCCTATTGCCAGGAACTTGTGAATCTGTAGCCACAAGATTCCATAGCAGGACCAAGTAGAAAAGGCAACCCAAGTTTTGGTGCGGGGAGGAAGGacttttgacatttttacctACCACACCATAGCTCGGAACTCTTTGACCTCACGACGTTTACCGAGCTCAAgacttaaaccaacaagcaaACTATAAAAAAACACCCAAATACGATCCGATCCGTTGATTTGTACGTATTTGGAGCATCGCTGCGTATTTACACGATCAAAAGTAAttgaatatgaatattattctattgtgtggttcataagaaaaataaacatgAAATCATAcaagaatacatatatattcttgtATTTGACGGAATTATAGAATagaaaaagtataatttcaATAACCAAAATGTCTCTATTCAAGACAAAACACATATAAGTTAAACGAGCTAATGGACCTTGATTGCAAATTAgtataatgaaaatataattcgGAACATCTAtctatatacaaataataaacaaaaaataaataaaagtacaaaaaaaataatatacatatgtgcaatacatacacacaaattCGTGTGtgatgtgtgtatatgtattacACATATGTTAGTGTGCATGAAACTTGAAACTTTTCCAGTTCGTGCACTTTGTAATGTGTATGTGTTTACACACGAAACTACACTTTCGTTTCGTGTGTATGTATTACACATacacgtgtgtatatatacatacacaaaataaagcatatatttttttgacGAAAATTGCCACGGCTTAAAGCGGATATTATCTAACTCTTCTAAATCTAGCTCCGCTAGCATTTGCAGTCAGAAATCCCCGCAAATTAAGCTTCCAGAGGGTCCTCAAGGACAGTTGTACAAAATAAagcatatacacatacacaacagtttggagaaaaaaaaaataaacaagaaaataaatatatatgcaaACATATAGAATATGaaactaaaacataaaaaaggAGAGAAAACCATACCTTAAGGATGGTGGAAGTTAATCAATCAATCTTAAGAGtttgaaagaaatatatatgtatttattaagATTTATAGTGGTATTTTTGAATTAGTAAAGACTATTTTTATCCCATTTATTCCCTTTCAAGATAATGTGGAAGTTAAtgtgaacctttttttttttgttttattttattagcttATGTGACTTGCTATTATAGCAAGAGTGCAActgacttttattttcttttttattttttattatatttataatataaaaggtAAATGAGactacttttgaaagtgagagagtattacATGGATAAACATAGCATAATTGGCTATGAATAGCTAATACGAATGGGGACCCTGAGACAGCTATTCTCATGGCAAAAAGAATAACGAATTCCGtagaattttatttcttgtGGTAAAACTCAAACCAAACAGCGGAATAAAAATTATTCCATAAAATGATAATTCATTTCCAATGTATTCCATGAATAAAACGTCACCtaagtatttaattttgggaaaaggtacaaataagccattgaactatttTTGGGATAGCAATTAAGacatcgaactcgaataagctTCAAATTCATCCCTGAACTTGGAAAAAAATAgagcaattagcatttttagcagGTCAACAACAAGTTTGTGTTGATTAATAGAATGGCaggtgtatttttatttatattttattattgttattgttatcctactaagcatttgacccacaaaaaaaaaactaagcattgttattgaatatttgaatgcattatgcttttattttattttaaaatcaagGATAAGTCTGCCCAATACATTTCTACGTGTTAGATTTTATTATATGGAGTATCAACAATTATTTcaacataataatattgtaaaaaccTAGTTTCAAGAATagaattacggagtaatatatttcttttttatgttgagaataaaatatactccgtataaaatatTACTTAACATTTTGGTTAAAGAGCAATGCTTAAAATCCCTTCTATATTTTCCCCATAAATTTCCCCTCTTGAGTTGCTATCATGAGATTGgttgttaaatttatttattagttagtgGTGGGTCGGTCAaatgcttagtttttttttctttttttttttagggtcaaatgcttagtaggataataatgataaaaaataaaaaataaaaaaatacacatggCATCCCAATCAGAACAAATATGGTGTATGTTAACATGCTAAAAATACTAATGGCTCTTTTTTCCAAGTTCATGAAtaaatttggagcttattcgagtTGGGTGACTTAATTGTTATCCTCAAATAGTTTAGTGgtctatttgtaccttttctctttaatttttattgattgaagaaaaaataataaacaaacataatGATACACCCttttattaatcaattaaatcATGATATATAATAGAGTAAAGAATGGAGTAGGAAATTTAGAtccttataattaatattactcATTTAATATTCATCTTATTATAACACTTTTTAAGGTTTATATAGCTTATTAGTAAAATGCGAACTCAATGTGGACTACAATCcaaaaacgatgtcgtttcgcGTATTTTTTACGTAACTCgtgacaatatacatttttataactcatattatacattattctaatacataatgtGCATTATCTTACTCCAAAAGTTcaattattctaactcataaagttctatcattttaattcataatgtacattttctaacacataaagttctatcattttaattcataatgtacattttttaacacataaagtacatatattattctaacgcataatgtatattatcttaccccaaaagtttcattattttaactcatgaATTCTAATACATAATGTACACTATCTTttcataaaaatttcatttttctaattgctaacacataatatacattattctaacacataatatacaacGACGTTATTTTGGACCACGATCCAGTCCGATAATTTGCCCTACTATGGTATCAGTTTATGGCTAATGATTGGGGTGCGGTATTATACGTATGATTAGTATGC from Ipomoea triloba cultivar NCNSP0323 chromosome 7, ASM357664v1 encodes:
- the LOC116024363 gene encoding uncharacterized protein LOC116024363; protein product: MVMIVNNKMKPPGGEPIWSWYSRAEQLDYLKGFLKPIAFEKGETAKAKDPEDIIVLSDTEDDINPENVTVEKPLPLVSLKQEPIDDEHEKLPVPEKNLPVPDNVNPESAVVYGPHQLEPPASLFTKLNLFNIMDEHRRSTSLTNRLSIPLNIPQSTKPTQDKTLSLPSPQTTQAEIPEHQNPENPLPIQSENSHTDETRSEPQSEPNPETTPTIPIDDSPLDFEFETGNPPELPVAEQTDEEDNLPLSQVNKNQAKAKGKKKIQEEHVDKNPVAKIQVFPAPVTRRKTRSSTAQQEKETPSPTRKTKRKQPIAYQPAPVETTTSKKRKKITTQTQQPESQPDVSAVTPLEVITPQFLSDEYAARWDSTNKRKILSERYLDVEKFKSQCQLMPVFEKLNLVKSVTTQTSYPPIAIKEFYANLLKTIKEAGSHVYGRVWLRGKAGSHVYGRVWLRGKEYNFDTRTINLRGKEYNFDTRTINLYLGIDASDIGTINLYLGIDASDIEDPVIGANTITKVITGGTYSYWPAETNMLPAKSLTTKYAILHKLAMTNWMPNEHRGGLNFLMATLIYKIGKGIPVDLGDIIFKHVASFRKPESKESKVKLSFPCTIYGVLCSQGFKPEPNEPMEAPQVRTIDARLKQGSHVLDIFPEHASSSAPALNLDVPFTSKLTAQHLDKSIRDLNTIIEILVEKRTIEMQLREQLRLRDQEMTAAVAETPTDPSTAPEADSTAPEVASTAPEAESTADSQDDESSESE